Proteins encoded in a region of the Myxococcales bacterium genome:
- a CDS encoding TetR/AcrR family transcriptional regulator: MSRPYKMTARAAAAERTAQQLIAATQALFVERPFHELTLELVAERAGVTLQTLLRRFGSKSGLLAAAAADGQARVEAQRQEATPGDTPGAIANLFDHYEAWADVALRLLAQEDSLEEIAAITRRGRATHVAWIERVFAADLTLRRGRARAVLRGQLVAVCDVYVWKILRRDLALSRAEAERAVRGTVAGILGTASE, from the coding sequence ATGTCGCGCCCCTACAAGATGACCGCACGGGCTGCCGCCGCGGAACGCACCGCGCAGCAGCTCATCGCCGCGACGCAGGCGCTGTTCGTCGAGCGTCCATTCCACGAGCTCACGCTCGAGCTGGTGGCCGAACGTGCCGGCGTCACGCTGCAGACCTTGCTCCGGCGCTTCGGCTCCAAGTCGGGTCTCCTCGCCGCTGCTGCCGCGGACGGGCAGGCCCGCGTCGAAGCACAGCGCCAGGAGGCCACCCCCGGCGACACCCCTGGCGCCATCGCCAACCTCTTCGACCACTACGAGGCCTGGGCCGACGTGGCGCTCCGGCTCCTGGCCCAGGAAGACAGCCTCGAGGAGATCGCGGCGATCACGCGCCGTGGCCGCGCCACCCACGTGGCGTGGATCGAGCGCGTCTTCGCCGCCGACCTCACCCTCCGACGCGGGCGCGCCCGAGCGGTCCTCCGGGGTCAGCTGGTCGCCGTCTGCGACGTCTACGTGTGGAAGATTCTGCGTCGCGATCTCGCGCTGTCCCGCGCCGAGGCGGAGCGCGCCGTTCGCGGGACGGTGGCGGGGATTCTCGGGACGGCGAGCGAGTGA
- a CDS encoding type II toxin-antitoxin system Phd/YefM family antitoxin, whose product MDRSTNGPTSALQIAQDIVPIGELKAHLSEKIRALRGRRRPLVVTQNGRAAAVLLAPEEFDRLTTQARFVAAVQDGLGDLDAGRVVSDEDLGRRLDARFGAAGKPTKKK is encoded by the coding sequence ATGGACAGGTCAACAAATGGCCCCACTTCCGCCCTGCAGATTGCGCAGGACATCGTCCCCATTGGCGAGCTGAAGGCCCACCTCTCCGAGAAGATCCGGGCGCTCCGGGGCAGACGGCGTCCGCTCGTGGTTACGCAGAACGGGAGGGCGGCGGCGGTCCTGCTCGCGCCCGAAGAATTCGACCGACTGACGACCCAAGCGCGCTTCGTTGCGGCCGTTCAGGACGGGCTCGGCGATCTCGACGCGGGTCGAGTCGTCAGCGACGAGGACCTCGGCCGTCGCCTCGACGCGCGCTTCGGCGCGGCGGGCAAGCCCACCAAGAAGAAGTGA
- a CDS encoding type II toxin-antitoxin system RelE/ParE family toxin, whose protein sequence is MAIGEYIGADNPTAARAWVEKLRQRAVKASMVPRTGRVVPEIARDDVREVFQRTYRIVYRVVDDGIVVLTVFEGHRLLGKLDPDQG, encoded by the coding sequence ATGGCCATCGGCGAGTACATCGGGGCCGACAACCCCACCGCCGCCCGCGCGTGGGTCGAGAAACTCAGGCAGCGCGCAGTGAAGGCCTCGATGGTGCCGCGCACGGGCCGAGTCGTGCCGGAGATCGCACGCGACGACGTGCGCGAGGTCTTCCAGCGCACGTACCGCATCGTCTACCGAGTCGTCGATGACGGCATTGTCGTGCTCACCGTGTTCGAGGGGCACCGCCTTCTGGGCAAGCTCGATCCCGACCAAGGCTGA
- a CDS encoding RHS repeat-associated core domain-containing protein, translated as MKYDAAGNMVDVFVHRPGAACEASLPCNQRFAYEWDEVGQLARARRWDLPVVDDATPRHPEPAVSPPAYELTYAYSGGQRTLKTSVEPSGDAHTLEVFGSLRVNRAAFEDGDYVTTAENEAITFGRFGRVVYGNASLPGAPGPHPRLLIELGDQLGSASVMLDQETGEVVEKITYDANGVVESDYRPERWGAFREDMRFTGKEEDIEVGLTYFGARYLSTNLRRWISPDPLTVHGWGADPNPYAYVSGRTMSAVDPWGLSRMLPDGTQETDEVVVEGEAPAPSPAPPASQPTAEVAERPVDPRVAAHDARIDRLTGRDVVRALVPDTQGALRFRGYSYHLPDVPLHAVNEVVRQGIESQVQISGLGSAQKAIHFYTGRSIGVSEAAEAVERHTKIPIANRGEGDVTRGVVALGVAAVQAVATAGAAGGAAAKAAAAEGAAAEGVTIAPRALTAADMGLAGTDAIVEGTMSVKNGQAIAKVAYLGSPGGLGSAGLRVFGALKNAARAEGATGLRIETTRIIEPTGRLQPLLKALGFQLRTNGTMFFEGPI; from the coding sequence GTGAAGTACGACGCGGCCGGGAACATGGTGGACGTGTTCGTTCATCGGCCCGGGGCGGCGTGCGAGGCGTCGCTGCCGTGCAACCAGCGCTTTGCCTACGAATGGGACGAGGTGGGCCAGCTCGCCCGCGCCCGTCGTTGGGACCTCCCGGTCGTGGACGACGCCACGCCGCGGCACCCGGAGCCGGCGGTGAGCCCGCCCGCGTACGAGCTCACGTACGCGTACTCTGGCGGTCAGCGCACGCTGAAGACGTCTGTAGAGCCCTCTGGCGACGCGCACACGCTCGAGGTGTTCGGCTCGCTTCGCGTAAACCGAGCCGCGTTCGAGGACGGCGACTATGTGACCACGGCAGAGAACGAGGCGATCACCTTCGGCCGGTTTGGCAGAGTCGTGTACGGGAACGCCTCACTTCCCGGGGCGCCTGGGCCCCACCCGCGCCTGCTCATCGAGCTCGGAGACCAGCTCGGCTCGGCGTCGGTCATGCTCGACCAGGAGACCGGGGAGGTGGTCGAGAAGATCACGTACGACGCGAACGGCGTTGTGGAGTCCGACTACCGACCCGAGCGCTGGGGCGCGTTCCGCGAAGACATGCGCTTCACCGGGAAGGAGGAAGACATCGAAGTGGGTCTGACCTATTTCGGTGCGCGTTATCTGAGCACGAACCTCCGACGGTGGATAAGCCCGGATCCGCTGACCGTGCACGGCTGGGGCGCGGACCCGAACCCGTACGCCTACGTGTCGGGGCGAACGATGTCGGCGGTGGACCCGTGGGGGTTGTCGCGGATGCTGCCCGATGGCACGCAAGAGACGGACGAGGTTGTTGTGGAGGGGGAGGCGCCGGCGCCGTCACCGGCGCCGCCAGCGTCACAACCCACGGCCGAAGTCGCCGAGCGGCCTGTGGACCCGAGGGTCGCTGCGCACGACGCACGGATCGACCGCCTCACCGGACGTGACGTCGTACGCGCGCTGGTTCCGGATACCCAGGGTGCGCTACGGTTCCGAGGGTACAGCTATCATCTCCCGGACGTACCGCTCCACGCCGTGAACGAGGTCGTGAGGCAGGGGATCGAGTCGCAGGTACAGATATCCGGGCTTGGGAGCGCGCAAAAGGCGATCCACTTCTACACCGGCCGCTCGATTGGGGTCTCGGAAGCCGCCGAGGCTGTGGAACGTCACACGAAGATTCCCATCGCGAATCGTGGGGAAGGCGACGTAACCCGGGGCGTGGTGGCGCTTGGGGTCGCGGCTGTCCAGGCCGTGGCGACCGCTGGGGCTGCCGGGGGAGCGGCGGCGAAGGCGGCGGCGGCTGAGGGGGCGGCGGCCGAGGGAGTAACTATTGCGCCACGGGCGTTGACCGCGGCGGATATGGGGCTCGCCGGAACCGATGCGATTGTCGAAGGTACGATGTCCGTCAAGAACGGTCAGGCGATAGCAAAAGTAGCGTACTTGGGCAGTCCGGGTGGCCTTGGTAGCGCAGGCCTTCGGGTATTCGGTGCACTGAAGAACGCCGCGCGCGCAGAGGGCGCTACGGGACTAAGAATCGAGACCACCAGGATTATCGAGCCAACGGGAAGGCTGCAACCTTTGCTGAAGGCGCTTGGGTTTCAACTGCGAACTAACGGAACAATGTTCTTCGAGGGACCAATATGA
- a CDS encoding SMI1/KNR4 family protein, translating to MRFESSRTPLTREALSSAEAEIGLRFPPGLREHYLRANGSVPDAYIFRRGATTVAIFECLPLRAESRGLSAMGAYRSLVQEREIHPPYLFPFAVDGGGNLFLVDCRSEDGAVYVWWHDEPEENLLDLRVGIADFWTYLAEA from the coding sequence ATGAGGTTCGAGAGCTCGCGAACACCCCTGACCCGCGAGGCGCTGTCGTCGGCAGAGGCGGAAATCGGCCTTCGGTTCCCGCCGGGTCTTCGGGAGCACTACTTGCGCGCAAACGGCAGCGTGCCGGACGCGTACATCTTCCGTCGCGGGGCCACGACGGTGGCGATTTTCGAATGTCTACCGCTTCGGGCGGAGAGCCGCGGTCTCTCTGCGATGGGCGCGTATCGGTCACTGGTTCAAGAGCGAGAGATTCATCCACCGTATCTCTTCCCGTTCGCGGTCGATGGCGGGGGCAACTTGTTCCTCGTCGATTGCCGCTCCGAGGACGGTGCCGTCTACGTCTGGTGGCACGACGAGCCCGAAGAGAACCTGCTCGATCTTCGCGTTGGGATCGCGGACTTCTGGACGTACCTCGCGGAAGCTTAG
- a CDS encoding BMP family ABC transporter substrate-binding protein, which translates to MAGLAAVAVAVTFLPSRAATRVATPGAVRVGLVFDVGGRGDKSFNDAAYEGLARAERELGAEVSFVEPSGAEDREAALRLFAARGVDVVIGVGFIFSSDVDTVAAAYPKVPFACVDYAPRGGPLPPNLAALAFREEEGSFLVGAAAGLLSRTGHVGFTGGMAGPLIRKFEAGYEAGVLATCPRCQVHAGYIGSTPEAYHDPAKAKVLAATQIASGADVVYHASGASGHGVFEAAREAKVLAVGVDSDQHDDMPGVVATSMVKRVDVAVFDVVRDVKERQFRPGMRVFGLREGGVDWVHEGPHASRLTPEVVTRVEALRAEVIAGTRRVPKE; encoded by the coding sequence ATGGCCGGCCTCGCGGCGGTCGCCGTCGCGGTGACCTTCCTCCCGTCGCGCGCGGCGACGCGGGTCGCGACGCCCGGCGCGGTCCGCGTGGGGCTCGTCTTCGACGTGGGGGGGCGCGGCGACAAGAGCTTCAACGACGCCGCGTACGAGGGGCTCGCGCGGGCCGAGCGTGAGCTGGGCGCCGAGGTGAGCTTCGTCGAGCCCTCCGGCGCGGAGGATCGCGAGGCCGCGCTCCGCCTCTTCGCGGCGCGCGGTGTCGACGTCGTGATCGGCGTCGGCTTCATCTTCTCGAGCGACGTGGACACCGTGGCGGCGGCGTACCCGAAGGTGCCCTTCGCGTGCGTCGACTACGCGCCGCGCGGCGGCCCGCTCCCGCCGAACCTGGCCGCCCTCGCGTTTCGCGAGGAGGAGGGCTCGTTCCTCGTGGGGGCCGCTGCGGGGCTCTTGTCGCGCACCGGGCACGTGGGCTTCACGGGCGGCATGGCCGGGCCGCTCATCCGCAAGTTCGAGGCGGGGTACGAGGCCGGCGTGCTCGCCACCTGCCCGCGCTGCCAGGTGCATGCAGGATACATTGGTTCGACGCCCGAGGCGTACCACGATCCCGCGAAGGCGAAGGTGCTCGCGGCCACGCAGATCGCGAGCGGCGCCGACGTCGTGTACCACGCGTCCGGCGCGAGCGGGCACGGGGTCTTCGAAGCGGCCCGGGAGGCGAAGGTGCTCGCGGTCGGCGTCGACTCCGACCAGCACGACGACATGCCCGGGGTGGTGGCGACGAGCATGGTCAAGCGGGTCGACGTGGCGGTGTTCGACGTGGTGCGCGACGTGAAGGAGCGGCAATTTCGCCCGGGGATGCGCGTGTTCGGGCTCCGTGAGGGCGGCGTCGACTGGGTGCACGAGGGACCCCACGCCTCGCGCCTGACGCCCGAGGTGGTGACCCGCGTCGAGGCGCTGCGCGCCGAGGTGATCGCGGGGACACGGCGCGTGCCCAAGGAGTGA
- a CDS encoding cation diffusion facilitator family transporter → MSEADSKKVVVAALAGNLAITVCKFGAAYLSDSTATLAEAVHSLADTGNQGLLLLGMRLAARPADERFAFGREGEKYFWPLLVALMLFSVGGAFAVFEGVAHLRHPEPQSGSRLWSYGVLGVSLAFEAMSFRVAWAEFKVLAKGKPVRVALREARDPTIPLVLAEDTTALVGLTLAFVAVLLTGITGWQGFDAIGSILIGVLLCGVAVGLSKLTHALLIGSSATPEEQGHALALTESVEGVSRVTQVLTLHVGPEVVILAMKLAFRPGATVEEVEETTNEIERVIRAELPRMRKIFIEVDSKGDGRGLEQARRAYRASLEVAGPKGEAKEPA, encoded by the coding sequence ATGAGCGAGGCGGACAGCAAGAAGGTCGTCGTCGCGGCGCTGGCGGGCAACCTCGCCATCACCGTGTGCAAGTTCGGGGCGGCGTACCTGTCGGACTCCACGGCCACGCTCGCCGAGGCGGTGCACTCGCTCGCCGACACGGGCAACCAGGGCCTCTTGCTCCTCGGCATGCGCCTCGCCGCCCGCCCCGCTGACGAGCGCTTCGCGTTCGGTCGCGAGGGAGAGAAGTACTTCTGGCCGCTCCTCGTGGCGCTCATGCTCTTCTCGGTGGGCGGCGCGTTCGCGGTCTTCGAGGGGGTCGCGCACCTGCGGCACCCCGAGCCCCAGTCCGGCTCCCGGCTGTGGAGCTACGGCGTGCTCGGCGTGTCGCTCGCGTTCGAGGCCATGAGCTTCCGCGTCGCGTGGGCGGAGTTCAAGGTGCTCGCCAAGGGCAAGCCCGTGCGCGTGGCGCTCCGCGAGGCGCGCGATCCCACGATCCCCCTCGTGCTCGCGGAGGACACCACGGCGCTCGTGGGCCTCACCCTCGCCTTCGTGGCGGTGCTCCTCACGGGCATCACCGGGTGGCAGGGCTTCGACGCCATCGGGAGCATCCTCATCGGCGTGCTCCTCTGCGGCGTGGCCGTGGGGCTCTCGAAGCTGACGCACGCGCTGCTCATCGGCTCGAGCGCGACACCCGAGGAGCAGGGGCACGCGCTGGCCCTCACCGAGTCGGTCGAGGGCGTCTCGCGGGTCACGCAGGTGCTCACCCTGCACGTGGGGCCCGAGGTGGTCATCCTCGCGATGAAGCTCGCCTTTCGGCCCGGGGCGACGGTCGAGGAGGTCGAGGAGACCACGAACGAGATCGAGCGCGTCATCCGCGCCGAGCTGCCGCGCATGCGCAAGATCTTCATCGAGGTCGACTCCAAGGGCGACGGCCGCGGGCTCGAGCAGGCGCGCCGCGCCTACCGCGCCTCGCTCGAGGTGGCCGGTCCAAAGGGCGAGGCGAAGGAACCCGCGTGA